The nucleotide window TCGGTCTGAGCACGGGATTCAGCGACTTTCGCTGACAAGGAACCTAGTCTGATACCGTGGCCCGGCGTGATCCACGAACCCGCGCACGCGAAATCTGCCGCCGATCGAACGCAGCCGTCGAATCCGCAAGACCGCATCGTCTCGATCGATGTCATCCGCGGCATCGCCATCGCCGGCATTCTGCTCATCAACTTAGGCTACTTCCTGTCCCAAGCCGGGCAGACAGAGGATCCCGTCGGCATAGACGCAGTGATCTGGCAGGTCGTCGACGACATCGCCCTAGGCAAGTTCCATTTCGTCTTCGCCTTCCTGTTCGGCACCGGCATGCACATCTTCCTGAGCAGGCTGCGCGCGAAGCATCGTTCGACTTGGGTCTACGTCCGACGGATGATCATCCTCATCGCAGCCGGCATCATCAACTCAGCCCTCGGAGGCATCGATGTGCTCGCCTCCTACGGCGTCCTCGCGCTCTTGCTTCTGCCGCTGACTCGGCTGCCGCGCTGGGCCTTCGTGATTCTCGGCGTCGCGGCGGCGACGGTTCCCGACGTGCTGCAGCTGGCGTCGAGCCTCGGCGATCTCGACCCGCCGACGCTGCTGTTTCCCATCCTGTCGTACGTCCGGACTCTGGGGCACATGATGCTGGGGTTCTGGCTGACCGGTCTCGGCCTGTACTCCGCAGCGACTCGAATCCCGGTCACGGGACTCTTCATCCTCAGCCTCCTCGGCTCGGTGCCGATCTGGATCTGGACCACCGCTGCCGGGACCGGATCGACCGAGGCTCACGAGATCGCCTTCCGCACCGCTTTGGTCCCCGGTCTCATGTACATCACCGGTCTCATCCTTCTGCTGCGCACCCAACTCGGCCGAAAGAGCCTGTCCTTTCTGCGTCTGTACGGTCGGATGGCGTTCTCGAACTATCTGGGACAGACCGTGGTCTGCGTGCTGGTCATCCCGCACCTGACCGCTCACGGACATGTATCCGCGGCTGCCGCGCTCATCGTCTGGGCAGTCATCATCATTGCCCAGTGCGCATTCTCCACGGTGTGGCTGCGCTATTTCCGCTACGGTCCCCTGGAATGGCTGTGGCGCTGCGGCACCTATTGGGAGCTCACACCGCTCCGATACGCCGGCGACACTCGGTCGGAATCCGCCTCGCAGAGCTGATCGGTCTCAGGCGACTGCCCACCTTCCAAAGGAAGCTCAGCCCCGCACATCCTCTGAGTCGATGTCGGAGCGCAGGCCGCGCCAGACCGGGTGCCGCAGGCGCCCGGCCTCGGTCAGGCCCGAGAACCGGACCTCCCCGACGAGGTCGGGTCGCACCCAGTGGGCATCTCGCGACTCAGCAGCCGGCACCGTGAGCGCCGGCGTCTTCCGAGACCGGCGATCGAGACTGGAACGCAGACTCCGCAGGGCGGCCTCGTCGAACCCGGTGCCCACACGCCCCAGGTAGACGAGGTCGTCGCCGTCGTGGGCGGCGACCAACAATGAGGCGAAGCTGTCAGAGCGTTCGCCTTCTCCGGTCCGCCAGCCGACAATGATGACATCTCGGGTCGAGGCATGCTTGAGCTTGGCCCAGGTGCGAGTGCGCTTTCCGGGAAGATAGATGCTGTCGGTCCGCTTCGCCATCACCCCTTCGAGGCGAAGCTTCCGGCTGGATTCGAATGCTGCATCGACGCTGCCTTCAAAAGCATCGGGCACCTGGATGTGGTCACTTTCGGCCACGAGTTCGAACAGACGTTCGCGACGTTCCGTGTACGGTTTCCGCAGCAACGAGGATCCGTCGGCATGGAGGACGTCGAAGAGCATGAGGTAAACCGGGGTGCGTCTCCGCTCTCGTTCGACATCGCTCTCCCGGCTCAACCCCATTCTGCGCTGGAGTCTCCCGAAATCCGGTCTGCTGCCCTGTCCGAGAGCGACGATCTCCCCGTCGAGGACGCAGTCGACATCGACACAGTCGACCAACTCGCGAAGCTCCGGATAAGTGCTCGTCATGTCACGACCGTTGCGGCTGGTCAGCTCAACGCTGCCGTTGCGGTCCCCGTCACCCGGCTGCACCCTCGCCAGAGCGCGGATGCCGTCCCACTTCATCTCGAAGGCCCAGTCCTCGGCTTCCCTGCGCACGGAATCGATGTCGCCGATGCTCGCAAGCATCGGAGACAGATCTGTGGGCAGAGCCTCCTTCTTCGATCCGTGATTCGTCGATTCGTCCTCCATGAGGTGGATCATCCAGTTCTTCTCCGGGTCCTTGTTCGGACCGTGGCCCCCGGTGTTGAACAGTGCGAACCGCCGCACTGCCCCGAGGCCGCCGTCCTCACGCCCGTGGAGGACCGCGATGACCTCCTTGCCCTCCTGCCACTTCTCGATGTCGCAGGTTCCGGAGTCCCAGATCTCCACGTCGCCGGCTCCGTACTCCCCTTTCGGGATCGTGCCTTCGAAGCTGCCGTATTCGAGGGGATGGTCCTCGGTCTGTACCGCCAGGTGGTTCTTCCCCGGGTCCGTCGGCGGCCCCTTCGGCAGGGCCCAGGAGACCAGCACACCGTCGTGTTCGAGTCGGAAGTCCCAGTGGAGGCTCCTCGCATGGTGTTCCTGGATGACGAAGGTCAGTCCGTCCCCGCTCGTTCCCTGTTTCGCTGGCACGGGTTCGCTCGTGCGCTTCGGATCCCGTTTGGACCGGTAGACCTCCAGTCGGTCGCGCACGACCTCTGGGGCCTCGTCCGACATCGGGTCGGATTGGGGCTCCGAACCGGCTCCGGGCTCCGGCGCCGAGGCGGTTCCTCCGACCGCCTCGGCGAGGGGTTCGAGAAGATCCCCGAAGTCGTCCACGCGGTCGAGGACCTCCTCGAAACGCACCTGCTCGACCGCGGCCGGATCATCGAACTCGTCCCAGCTGCGGGGAGCGGCGACCATGGGGGTGAAGCGTCCGCGCAGCGAATACGGGGCGACCGTGGTCTTGGCCGCTGAGTTCTGCGACCAATCGATGAGCACCTTGTTCTCCCGCAGCGTCTTCTTCATCGCCGAGACGATGAGATCGTTGTGGTCGGCCTCCAGGCTGCGGGCGAGCTCATGGGCGACATCGGAGACCTGCTGCGAGCTCACCGACCCGTCCAGCGGTGCATAGAGGTGGACGCCTTTGGAACCGCTGGTCACCGGGTATGCGTCGAGGCCCATGCCCTCGAGCAGTTCGCGGACGAGCTGAGCCACCTCGATGCAGTCGGCCAGGCCGCGACCGGGGCCCGGATCGAGGTCGAAGACCATCCGGTCGGGGAAGCGGGTCTCCGAATCGATCGTTCCGGGGTCCTTCGCTCCGGCGCGCACCGTCCACTGCGGCACATGGATCTCGAGCGCGGCCATCTGAGTGAGGTAGGTCAGCGTCGCGAGATCGTTGACCAAGGGGTAGCGTTTGGTGCCGGTGCTGTGTCGGATCGCGCGCGAGCGGATCCATGACGGGGCGGATTCGGGCAGGTTCTTCTCGAAGAACACGTCCCCGGGGTCATCGGGAGTGCCGACCCCGTCGACCCAGCGTTTGCGTGTGGCGATCCGGTCCCGAGCATGACGGATGAGATGCGGCGCGATGGTGGCGCAGTAGTCGAGGATCTCACCCTTGGTCGTCTTGGTCTCCGGGTAGAGGACCTTGTTCAGATTGCTCAATGTCAGTCGATGGCCCTCGACCGTGACCTTCTGCTCGTGACGTGCCACTGAGCACCTCCTCTGTGCACCGTTCGGGCTCATACCCAAGATCGTCCTTTCACGGTAGTCGGAGACCGCCATGGGCAACAGGGGGTGCGAGATCGCCCGACCTCCCGCATCTGCGAGCGCCCGATCCTCACCACAGGTGGCCGAGTATCCGCGCCACAGCCAGGAGCGCCGCGATGACGAAAGCTGACCCCTCTTGTCGGGGTGTCCGAACGGGGTTAGATTGGCCGGACGTCGACAACGCTGTCTGGAGGGCCCTCATGGGACACTCGCTGCACCTCACCGTCGACGGCCAGGAGCACACCCTGGTCGTGGATTCCCGAACCACCCTTCTCGATGCCCTGCGGGACAGGTTGGGGGTGATGTCTGCGAAGAAGGGCTGCGACCACGGCCAATGCGGGGCCTGCACCGTCCTCGTCGACGGCCGTCGGCTCAACTCCTGCCTCGCGCTCGCGCTCACCCACAACGGTGCCGAGGTCACGACCGCCGACGGTCTGGCTCCCGAAGGCGAACTCTCGCCCTTGCATCGGGCGTTCCTCGCCCTCGACGCATTTCAGTGCGGATACTGCACCCCGGGGCAGGTGTGCTCGGCCGCCGGTATGCTGGCCGAGGCCGCCGACGACGCTCCGAGCGTGGTCACCGAAGATCTCGAAGGGCCCGTGGAGCTGTCCGAGGAGGAGATCCGCGAGCGGATGAGCGGCAACCTCTGTCGCTGCGGAGCCTACGTCAACATCGTCGCGGCCGTGAGCCGAGCCGCAGAGGAGTCACGATGAACCCCTTCGACTACGAACGCGCCGCCGATGCCGCCGGAGCCGTCACGACTGTCACCGATCGTCCCGATGCGGTGTTCCTGGCCGGAGGCACGAACCTCGTCGATCATCTCAAACTCGGAGTCGCAGAACCCGACCTCGTCGTCGACATCAACCGCCTCGAGCTCACGGAGGTCGAGGCGCTCGACGACGGAGGCCTGCGGATCGGTGCGATGGTGCGCAACAGCGACGCCGCCGCCGACCCGCGCATCAGACGCGACTACCCGATGCTCTCACGTGCCCTGCTCTCCGGTGCCTCCGGTC belongs to Brevibacterium spongiae and includes:
- a CDS encoding DUF418 domain-containing protein, whose amino-acid sequence is MIHEPAHAKSAADRTQPSNPQDRIVSIDVIRGIAIAGILLINLGYFLSQAGQTEDPVGIDAVIWQVVDDIALGKFHFVFAFLFGTGMHIFLSRLRAKHRSTWVYVRRMIILIAAGIINSALGGIDVLASYGVLALLLLPLTRLPRWAFVILGVAAATVPDVLQLASSLGDLDPPTLLFPILSYVRTLGHMMLGFWLTGLGLYSAATRIPVTGLFILSLLGSVPIWIWTTAAGTGSTEAHEIAFRTALVPGLMYITGLILLLRTQLGRKSLSFLRLYGRMAFSNYLGQTVVCVLVIPHLTAHGHVSAAAALIVWAVIIIAQCAFSTVWLRYFRYGPLEWLWRCGTYWELTPLRYAGDTRSESASQS
- a CDS encoding ATP-dependent DNA ligase, encoding MARHEQKVTVEGHRLTLSNLNKVLYPETKTTKGEILDYCATIAPHLIRHARDRIATRKRWVDGVGTPDDPGDVFFEKNLPESAPSWIRSRAIRHSTGTKRYPLVNDLATLTYLTQMAALEIHVPQWTVRAGAKDPGTIDSETRFPDRMVFDLDPGPGRGLADCIEVAQLVRELLEGMGLDAYPVTSGSKGVHLYAPLDGSVSSQQVSDVAHELARSLEADHNDLIVSAMKKTLRENKVLIDWSQNSAAKTTVAPYSLRGRFTPMVAAPRSWDEFDDPAAVEQVRFEEVLDRVDDFGDLLEPLAEAVGGTASAPEPGAGSEPQSDPMSDEAPEVVRDRLEVYRSKRDPKRTSEPVPAKQGTSGDGLTFVIQEHHARSLHWDFRLEHDGVLVSWALPKGPPTDPGKNHLAVQTEDHPLEYGSFEGTIPKGEYGAGDVEIWDSGTCDIEKWQEGKEVIAVLHGREDGGLGAVRRFALFNTGGHGPNKDPEKNWMIHLMEDESTNHGSKKEALPTDLSPMLASIGDIDSVRREAEDWAFEMKWDGIRALARVQPGDGDRNGSVELTSRNGRDMTSTYPELRELVDCVDVDCVLDGEIVALGQGSRPDFGRLQRRMGLSRESDVERERRRTPVYLMLFDVLHADGSSLLRKPYTERRERLFELVAESDHIQVPDAFEGSVDAAFESSRKLRLEGVMAKRTDSIYLPGKRTRTWAKLKHASTRDVIIVGWRTGEGERSDSFASLLVAAHDGDDLVYLGRVGTGFDEAALRSLRSSLDRRSRKTPALTVPAAESRDAHWVRPDLVGEVRFSGLTEAGRLRHPVWRGLRSDIDSEDVRG
- a CDS encoding (2Fe-2S)-binding protein is translated as MGHSLHLTVDGQEHTLVVDSRTTLLDALRDRLGVMSAKKGCDHGQCGACTVLVDGRRLNSCLALALTHNGAEVTTADGLAPEGELSPLHRAFLALDAFQCGYCTPGQVCSAAGMLAEAADDAPSVVTEDLEGPVELSEEEIRERMSGNLCRCGAYVNIVAAVSRAAEESR